In Myxococcus virescens, a single genomic region encodes these proteins:
- a CDS encoding DUF2378 family protein, whose product MERRGFDDKTATEPQKPPPLPVQVPRRNFEGLFVHALKPTGPFAQSLRDIGYDMEASQEYYPLAVWRAALGVARRHVCVGQPPEAANRVLGHRYVEGFAQTLVGRIFATAAPLLGTERCLTRLPTYLRAGREDMKMLLEPVQAGEWRIRVVDPDPLPDFVAGVVEGVLLRTKVLPQVEVLERQAAGYALRVRWTGA is encoded by the coding sequence ATGGAACGGCGGGGCTTTGACGACAAGACGGCCACCGAGCCGCAGAAGCCACCACCGTTGCCGGTGCAGGTGCCTCGGCGGAACTTCGAAGGGCTCTTTGTCCATGCGTTGAAGCCCACGGGCCCCTTCGCCCAGTCCTTGCGAGACATTGGCTACGACATGGAGGCGTCGCAGGAGTACTACCCGCTGGCGGTGTGGCGGGCGGCGCTGGGGGTGGCCCGTCGCCATGTCTGCGTGGGGCAGCCGCCCGAGGCGGCCAACCGCGTCCTGGGGCACCGCTATGTGGAGGGGTTCGCCCAGACGCTGGTGGGTCGCATCTTCGCCACCGCCGCGCCCCTGTTGGGGACGGAGCGGTGTCTGACGCGACTGCCCACGTATCTGCGGGCGGGGCGCGAGGACATGAAGATGCTGCTGGAGCCGGTGCAGGCGGGGGAATGGCGCATCCGCGTCGTGGACCCGGACCCGCTGCCGGACTTCGTCGCCGGCGTGGTGGAGGGCGTCCTGCTTCGCACCAAGGTGTTGCCCCAGGTGGAGGTGCTGGAGCGGCAGGCCGCGGGGTACGCCCTGCGGGTGCGCTGGACGGGCGCCTGA
- the uvrA gene encoding excinuclease ABC subunit UvrA — protein sequence MHKTHLVGARTHNLKDLSVDLSEGEFVCVTGVSGAGKSSLALDTLYAEGQRRFVESFSPYARQFLERLERPPMDALEPVAAGVAVDRRAPVKSSRSTVATLADVEPYLSALFTREAVPVCGTCGVEAVRTDARVAAAAAIREHPDAQAILTFPLRIPDTAAFLDARARLLKDGYHRLMVQGEVKELESLRPAEATDPAGIARVVVDRVKLTNAQLSRVTQALEDAWNRADGEAHLFVPGQSVPQRLRRGLVCPKCAREFEAARPGLFSYQSPVGACAACRGFGRTIGIDWGKVIPNPELSLSQGAIRPWSGQSTTWERGMLQRWCKARGIPWDKPWGLLTPEQRESVLEGEGDYDEGRAYPGVRAWFRWMEGRTYKMHVRVLLARYRAYTLCESCGGGRLNAQARAYRVGGLDLPSWHHLELTDALARLDALRTTTGQGELARRELAGRLRYLQRVGLGYLTLDRPARTLSGGEAQRVSLTAALGTSLTGALFVLDEPTVGLHPGDVPPLTEAIAELAERGNIALVIEHDPLVIRSAHRVLELGPGAGKQGGRLVFDGTPEALAKKQDLPTGRLLAGVDEVPRTPRTRTGALVIRGAREHNLKDLTVEVPLGVLCAVTGPSGSGKSTLMDEVLYRHLARRLGVKDVEAPGAVDAVEGMDAVKAITLVDQSPLGRTSRGNAATYTKAWDRLRERFASEPDAEVRGLTAAHFSFNVDKGRCEACSGEGYETVEMQFLADVALLCAVCRGRRFKEEVLAVRHQGFSVAQVLEMTVDEVLQHFGGDAALKRTLGPVARLGLGYLPLGQPLSTLSGGEAQRLKLARALASEAQGTLFLIDEPSAGLHAEDVRHVITALNALVDFGASVLVVDHDVAVMKASDWVIDLGPVGGRDGGRLVAEGTPEDVARGKGATAQALRGERKPLGRAVKLRKPGKGEVPAIEVEHAREHNLHDVSCRIPLGKMTVVTGPSGSGKSSLVFDVVFAEGQRRFLETLSPYARQFLPSMPRPDVERISSLPPSVALEQRTSRAGATSTVATVTEVAHYLRLLFAKLGEPHCPNDDSPITSLSPDVLFAQLTAMKGEGTLLAPAVRSRKGTYLDIFAAAARAGISRAVVDGKLASTDDPPRLAKTREHDIDLVMYEGKLSKLDRDVFEKALGWGQGAVKVDAGKGETLLSTERTCPKCGTAVPELDPRWFSFNTKQGRCESCEGTGIQGGAEAMAEGEVAPCRTCGGSRLAPVPRGVRLEGARYHEVVQQSVASTLTRVRGWKFKGDRALLGEPSRQELLRRMEFLERVGLGYLSLDRNAATLSGGEMQRLRLSAQLGAGLTGAMYVLDEPTIGLHPRDTHRLLDNLRALVATGSTVLVVEHDSDTIRAADHLLDLGPTGGRGGGHILAEGPPDVVLESDSPTARALKESQVRPPSGRGEAKQWIELKGARANNLKRVDLRLPVGRLNVVSGVSGSGKSTLIRQVLYPALREKLDRVTAKPGPFTSLHGAEAVKRVLSVDQSPIGRTPRSVPATFLGIWDELRRVFAATPEAKIKGFTPTRFSFNSASGGRCTACDGQGAISHEMSFLPDVVTPCEACNGARFDAATLEVRYHGLTIGDVLRLSADEAKDVFKALPRVAAPLECLADLGVGYLQLGQGSNTLSGGEAQRLKLAAELTASARHEPTLYVLDEPTTGLHLGDVEKLITFMGRLVDRGDTLVVIEHHPSVIGAADHVVELGPDGGEAGGHIVAEGTPREVAKQKTPTGRVLKSLFSDEDTRSRAAARRA from the coding sequence ATGCACAAGACTCACCTCGTTGGCGCGCGCACGCACAACCTGAAGGACCTGTCGGTCGACCTCTCGGAAGGGGAGTTCGTCTGCGTCACTGGCGTCTCCGGCGCCGGGAAGTCGAGCTTGGCGCTCGACACCCTGTATGCCGAGGGGCAGCGGCGCTTCGTGGAGAGCTTCAGCCCGTACGCCCGGCAGTTCCTCGAGCGGCTGGAGCGGCCGCCCATGGATGCCCTGGAGCCCGTGGCCGCGGGCGTGGCCGTGGACCGGCGCGCGCCCGTGAAGAGCTCGCGCTCCACGGTGGCCACGCTGGCGGACGTGGAGCCGTACCTGTCCGCGCTCTTCACTCGCGAAGCCGTGCCCGTCTGCGGCACCTGCGGCGTGGAGGCGGTGCGGACGGACGCGCGCGTGGCGGCGGCCGCGGCCATACGCGAGCACCCGGACGCGCAGGCCATCCTCACCTTCCCGCTGCGCATCCCCGACACGGCGGCATTCCTGGACGCGCGGGCCCGGCTGCTGAAGGACGGCTACCACCGGCTGATGGTGCAGGGCGAGGTGAAGGAGCTGGAGTCGCTCCGTCCCGCCGAGGCGACCGACCCGGCTGGAATCGCGCGCGTGGTGGTGGACCGCGTGAAGCTGACGAACGCGCAGCTGTCGCGCGTGACGCAGGCCCTGGAGGACGCGTGGAACCGCGCGGACGGCGAGGCGCACCTCTTCGTCCCGGGGCAGAGCGTGCCCCAGCGGCTGCGGCGCGGGCTGGTGTGCCCCAAGTGCGCGCGGGAGTTCGAGGCCGCGCGGCCCGGTCTCTTCAGCTACCAGTCGCCGGTGGGCGCGTGCGCCGCGTGCCGTGGGTTCGGCCGCACCATTGGCATCGACTGGGGCAAGGTGATTCCCAACCCCGAGCTGAGCCTGTCGCAGGGGGCCATCCGCCCCTGGTCCGGCCAGTCCACCACGTGGGAGCGCGGCATGCTCCAGCGCTGGTGCAAGGCGCGGGGGATTCCGTGGGACAAGCCCTGGGGCCTGCTGACGCCCGAGCAGCGCGAGTCGGTGCTGGAGGGCGAGGGCGACTACGACGAGGGCCGCGCCTATCCGGGCGTGCGCGCGTGGTTCCGGTGGATGGAGGGCCGCACGTACAAGATGCACGTGCGCGTGCTGCTGGCGCGCTATCGCGCCTACACGTTGTGTGAGAGCTGCGGCGGCGGACGCCTCAACGCCCAGGCGCGTGCGTACCGCGTGGGCGGGCTGGATTTGCCGTCGTGGCACCACCTGGAGCTGACGGATGCGCTGGCGCGGCTGGACGCGCTGCGCACCACCACGGGGCAGGGGGAGCTGGCGCGGCGTGAGCTGGCCGGCCGCCTGCGCTACCTCCAGCGGGTGGGCCTGGGCTACCTCACGCTGGACCGCCCCGCGCGCACGCTGTCGGGCGGCGAGGCGCAGCGCGTGTCCCTGACGGCCGCGCTGGGCACGTCCCTCACCGGCGCGCTCTTCGTGCTGGATGAGCCCACCGTGGGCCTGCACCCGGGCGACGTGCCGCCGCTGACGGAGGCCATCGCGGAGCTGGCGGAGCGGGGCAACATCGCGCTCGTCATCGAGCATGACCCGCTGGTCATCCGCTCGGCGCACCGCGTGCTGGAGCTGGGGCCCGGGGCCGGGAAGCAGGGCGGGCGGCTGGTATTCGATGGCACGCCGGAGGCGCTGGCGAAGAAGCAGGACCTGCCCACGGGGCGGCTGCTGGCCGGCGTGGACGAGGTGCCGCGGACGCCGCGCACGCGCACCGGGGCGTTGGTGATTCGGGGGGCCCGCGAGCACAACCTGAAGGACCTCACGGTGGAGGTGCCCCTGGGCGTGCTGTGCGCGGTGACGGGGCCCAGCGGCTCGGGGAAGAGCACGTTGATGGACGAGGTGCTGTACCGGCACCTGGCGCGGCGGCTGGGCGTGAAGGACGTGGAGGCGCCCGGCGCGGTGGACGCGGTGGAGGGCATGGATGCGGTGAAGGCCATCACCCTGGTGGACCAGTCCCCGCTGGGGCGCACCTCGCGCGGCAACGCGGCCACGTACACCAAGGCGTGGGACCGGCTGCGCGAGCGCTTCGCCTCCGAGCCCGACGCGGAGGTGCGCGGCCTCACGGCGGCGCACTTCTCCTTCAACGTCGACAAGGGCCGCTGCGAGGCCTGCTCGGGCGAGGGCTACGAGACGGTGGAGATGCAGTTCCTCGCCGACGTGGCGCTGCTGTGCGCGGTGTGCCGCGGCCGGCGCTTCAAGGAAGAGGTGCTGGCCGTCCGCCACCAGGGCTTCAGCGTGGCCCAGGTGCTGGAGATGACGGTGGACGAGGTGCTCCAGCACTTCGGCGGCGACGCGGCGCTGAAGCGCACGCTGGGGCCGGTGGCGCGGCTGGGGCTGGGCTACCTGCCGCTGGGGCAGCCGTTGTCCACGCTGTCCGGGGGCGAAGCGCAGCGTTTGAAGCTGGCGCGAGCGCTGGCAAGTGAGGCGCAGGGGACGCTGTTCCTCATCGACGAGCCCAGCGCTGGCCTGCACGCGGAGGACGTGCGCCACGTCATCACCGCGCTGAATGCGCTCGTGGACTTCGGCGCGAGCGTGCTGGTGGTGGACCACGACGTGGCGGTGATGAAGGCCTCGGACTGGGTCATCGACCTGGGCCCGGTGGGCGGCCGTGACGGTGGCCGGCTGGTGGCGGAAGGGACGCCGGAGGACGTGGCTCGCGGCAAGGGCGCCACCGCCCAGGCACTGCGGGGCGAGCGCAAGCCGCTGGGCCGCGCGGTGAAGCTGCGCAAGCCGGGCAAGGGTGAGGTCCCCGCCATCGAGGTGGAGCACGCGCGCGAGCACAACCTCCACGACGTGTCGTGCCGCATCCCGCTGGGGAAGATGACCGTCGTCACCGGGCCGAGCGGCTCGGGCAAGAGCTCGCTCGTCTTCGACGTGGTGTTCGCGGAAGGCCAGCGCCGCTTCCTGGAGACGCTGAGCCCCTACGCGCGGCAGTTCCTGCCCTCCATGCCGCGTCCGGATGTGGAGCGCATCAGCTCGCTGCCGCCGTCGGTGGCGCTGGAGCAGCGGACCTCGCGAGCGGGAGCCACCAGCACCGTGGCCACCGTCACCGAGGTGGCCCACTACCTGCGCCTGCTGTTCGCCAAGCTGGGCGAGCCGCACTGCCCGAATGACGACTCGCCCATCACCTCCCTGTCGCCGGACGTGCTCTTCGCGCAGCTCACGGCGATGAAGGGCGAAGGCACGTTGCTGGCACCCGCGGTGCGCTCGCGCAAGGGCACCTACCTGGACATCTTCGCGGCGGCGGCGCGCGCGGGAATCTCGCGGGCCGTCGTCGACGGGAAGCTCGCGTCCACGGATGACCCGCCGCGCCTGGCGAAGACGCGTGAGCACGACATCGACCTCGTCATGTACGAGGGCAAGCTGTCGAAGCTGGACCGCGACGTCTTCGAGAAGGCGCTGGGCTGGGGCCAGGGCGCGGTGAAGGTGGACGCCGGCAAGGGCGAGACGCTGCTGTCCACCGAGCGCACCTGTCCCAAGTGTGGCACCGCCGTGCCGGAGCTGGATCCGCGCTGGTTCTCCTTCAACACGAAGCAGGGGCGCTGCGAGTCGTGCGAGGGCACCGGCATCCAGGGCGGCGCCGAGGCGATGGCCGAGGGCGAAGTCGCGCCGTGCCGCACGTGCGGTGGCAGCCGGCTGGCCCCCGTCCCCCGGGGCGTGCGGCTGGAGGGCGCGCGCTACCATGAGGTGGTGCAGCAGTCCGTGGCGTCCACGCTGACGCGGGTGCGCGGCTGGAAGTTCAAGGGGGACCGGGCGCTCCTGGGCGAGCCGTCCCGTCAGGAGCTGCTGCGCCGCATGGAGTTCCTGGAGCGCGTGGGCCTGGGCTACCTGTCCCTGGACCGCAACGCGGCCACGCTGTCAGGCGGGGAGATGCAGCGGCTGCGCCTGTCCGCGCAGCTGGGCGCGGGCCTCACCGGCGCCATGTACGTGCTGGACGAGCCCACCATCGGTCTGCACCCGCGCGACACGCACCGGCTGCTGGACAACCTGCGCGCCCTGGTGGCCACGGGCTCCACGGTGCTGGTGGTGGAGCATGACTCGGACACCATCCGCGCGGCGGACCACCTGCTGGACCTGGGGCCCACGGGCGGCCGGGGTGGCGGGCACATCCTGGCGGAGGGGCCGCCGGACGTGGTGCTGGAGAGTGATTCACCCACCGCGCGGGCCTTGAAGGAGTCGCAGGTGCGGCCTCCCTCGGGCCGGGGCGAGGCGAAGCAGTGGATTGAGCTCAAGGGCGCGCGGGCCAACAACCTGAAGCGCGTGGACCTGCGGCTGCCGGTGGGGCGGCTCAACGTGGTGTCCGGCGTGTCGGGCTCCGGGAAGAGCACGCTGATTCGCCAGGTGCTGTACCCGGCGCTGCGCGAGAAGCTGGACCGCGTCACGGCGAAGCCCGGCCCCTTCACCTCGCTGCACGGGGCGGAGGCGGTGAAGCGCGTGCTGTCGGTGGACCAGTCACCCATTGGCCGCACGCCGCGTTCGGTGCCGGCGACGTTCCTGGGCATCTGGGACGAGCTGCGCCGCGTGTTCGCGGCCACGCCCGAGGCGAAAATCAAGGGCTTCACGCCCACGCGCTTCTCCTTCAACTCGGCCAGTGGCGGCCGGTGCACCGCGTGCGACGGGCAGGGCGCCATCTCCCATGAGATGTCCTTCCTCCCGGACGTGGTGACGCCGTGCGAGGCCTGCAACGGCGCGCGCTTCGACGCGGCCACGCTGGAGGTGCGCTACCACGGGCTCACCATTGGCGACGTGCTGCGCCTGTCCGCCGACGAGGCCAAGGATGTCTTCAAGGCGCTGCCCCGCGTGGCCGCGCCGCTGGAGTGCCTGGCCGACCTGGGCGTGGGCTACCTCCAACTCGGCCAGGGTTCTAACACCCTGTCCGGCGGTGAGGCCCAGCGCTTGAAACTGGCGGCCGAGCTGACGGCCTCCGCCCGGCACGAGCCCACGCTGTACGTGCTGGACGAGCCCACCACCGGCCTGCACCTGGGCGACGTGGAGAAGCTCATCACCTTCATGGGCCGGCTGGTGGACCGCGGCGACACGTTGGTGGTCATCGAGCACCACCCGTCCGTGATTGGCGCCGCGGACCACGTGGTGGAGCTGGGGCCCGATGGGGGCGAGGCGGGAGGCCACATCGTCGCGGAGGGCACGCCCCGCGAGGTGGCGAAGCAGAAGACGCCCACCGGCCGGGTGCTCAAGTCGCTCTTTTCGGATGAGGACACACGCTCGCGTGCCGCGGCGCGGCGGGCGTGA
- a CDS encoding zf-HC2 domain-containing protein: protein MAACPDQEERLDLHAAGALEDDEALGLIQHLEGCEGCRQALAASKELLSQVALPALSPQEKTELQELPRRTLAEWRRGARRQGLGLKTLGALVATVAAVTLLLLVPGAWRLPGLGPKAPVTATAAPATDVEELDAETMAAIEAWAGLEPLDAVLFEDSQGWDEAFDIDVGETL from the coding sequence ATGGCTGCGTGCCCTGACCAGGAAGAGCGGCTGGACCTGCACGCCGCGGGGGCGTTGGAGGATGACGAGGCGCTTGGGCTCATCCAACATTTGGAGGGCTGCGAGGGGTGCCGGCAGGCGCTCGCGGCATCCAAGGAGCTGCTCTCGCAGGTGGCGCTGCCCGCGCTGTCCCCCCAGGAGAAGACGGAGCTCCAGGAGCTGCCCCGGCGCACGCTGGCGGAGTGGCGCCGCGGCGCCCGGCGCCAGGGTCTGGGCTTGAAGACGCTGGGCGCGCTGGTGGCCACCGTCGCGGCGGTGACGTTGCTGCTGCTAGTGCCCGGCGCGTGGCGGCTGCCAGGCCTGGGACCGAAGGCGCCGGTGACGGCGACGGCGGCGCCCGCCACCGACGTCGAGGAACTGGACGCGGAGACGATGGCCGCCATCGAGGCCTGGGCGGGACTGGAGCCGCTGGACGCGGTGCTGTTCGAGGACTCCCAGGGCTGGGACGAAGCATTCGACATCGATGTGGGAGAGACGCTGTGA
- a CDS encoding TIGR02265 family protein — MLTQGTGSRIKGGVLISRLNMLRQHVGQVGVDAVLRRLPAEDQALLRQMLLPVGWYPLELNLRLDAAIAGVMSPEDKDRAFLEMGRASAHEALHGPQHVFVKAGEPHFLLSQAPKIYRFYYAVGSRTYEQTGPCSAVLRTFGAENVTEPDCLTIIGWHERAIELCGGRAVHVTHPMCRARGAPHCEYHCSWE, encoded by the coding sequence ATGTTGACCCAAGGAACTGGCTCACGCATCAAGGGCGGCGTGCTCATCTCGCGGCTCAACATGCTGCGTCAGCACGTTGGGCAGGTCGGGGTGGACGCGGTGCTGCGGCGGCTGCCCGCGGAGGACCAGGCGCTGCTGAGGCAGATGCTGCTTCCCGTCGGCTGGTATCCCCTGGAGCTGAACCTGCGGTTGGACGCGGCCATCGCGGGGGTGATGTCGCCCGAGGACAAGGACCGGGCCTTCCTGGAGATGGGGCGCGCTTCCGCCCATGAGGCGCTGCATGGCCCGCAGCACGTCTTCGTCAAGGCAGGCGAGCCGCACTTCCTGCTGAGCCAGGCGCCGAAAATCTACCGCTTCTATTACGCGGTGGGCTCACGCACCTATGAGCAGACAGGCCCGTGCTCCGCGGTGCTGCGGACGTTCGGCGCGGAGAACGTCACCGAGCCGGACTGTCTCACCATCATCGGCTGGCACGAGCGCGCCATCGAGCTGTGTGGCGGCCGCGCCGTGCACGTCACCCACCCCATGTGCCGCGCCCGGGGCGCACCGCATTGCGAGTACCACTGCTCGTGGGAGTGA
- a CDS encoding RNA polymerase sigma factor produces the protein MSIRETGGQVVSLPARMARAGLERAPDEALCRAFLEGEPAAFEVLVTRHRSLVFSLVRRYVTRPEDAADLVQSAFLRALEASRRVFARFTLSGPAPFRAWLVRIALNLAKNHARQGQRWRPVLVASGPDDMVEDPSESAQDRLERAERERQVRAEVLTLPRRQREVLTLRVDGGLAFKDIAETLGITENNAKVQFHHAMKRLKARVGAPEEKH, from the coding sequence GTGAGCATCAGGGAGACAGGCGGCCAGGTGGTGTCCCTGCCGGCGCGCATGGCCCGGGCGGGCCTGGAGCGTGCGCCGGACGAGGCGCTCTGCCGCGCATTCCTGGAGGGTGAGCCGGCGGCCTTCGAGGTGCTGGTGACGCGGCACCGCTCGCTCGTCTTCTCGCTGGTGCGCCGCTACGTGACGCGCCCGGAGGACGCGGCGGACCTGGTGCAGAGCGCCTTCCTGCGCGCGTTGGAGGCCTCGCGCCGCGTCTTCGCGCGCTTCACGCTGTCGGGACCGGCGCCCTTCCGGGCCTGGTTGGTGCGCATCGCGCTCAACCTGGCGAAGAACCACGCCCGTCAGGGGCAGCGGTGGCGCCCGGTGCTGGTGGCCTCCGGGCCGGACGACATGGTGGAGGACCCGTCGGAGTCCGCGCAGGACCGGCTGGAGCGGGCCGAGCGCGAACGGCAGGTTCGCGCCGAGGTGCTCACCCTGCCCCGCCGTCAGCGCGAGGTGCTGACGCTGCGCGTGGACGGCGGGCTGGCATTCAAGGACATCGCCGAGACGCTCGGTATCACGGAGAACAATGCGAAGGTGCAGTTCCACCATGCGATGAAGCGCCTCAAGGCGCGGGTGGGCGCGCCCGAGGAGAAGCACTGA
- a CDS encoding DUF4136 domain-containing protein: protein MRLLTRIAPPLLALAVAACSSIDVNTNYDPTATQKLEGYRTYAWLPQPTGKDDRVYNPIVGARVEQTVDRYLQARGYQKVESTANPDFLIGWHGAIHNALKAETVDAYYGYPWGGPFTDPFFAGGAVTMPETALREYEEGSLILDIVDPQSKQLVWRGTAQAELDENASAEKQQRRLDEAVKDVLERFPPKAK, encoded by the coding sequence TTGCGGCTGCTGACCCGAATCGCCCCACCGCTGCTGGCGCTCGCTGTCGCCGCGTGCTCCAGCATCGACGTGAACACCAACTATGACCCCACCGCCACGCAGAAGCTGGAGGGGTACCGCACCTATGCCTGGCTCCCACAGCCCACGGGCAAGGACGACCGCGTCTACAACCCCATCGTCGGCGCGCGCGTCGAGCAGACAGTGGACCGCTACCTGCAGGCGCGCGGCTACCAGAAGGTGGAGTCCACCGCCAACCCGGACTTCCTCATCGGCTGGCACGGCGCCATCCACAACGCGTTGAAGGCGGAGACAGTGGACGCCTACTACGGCTATCCCTGGGGCGGTCCCTTCACGGACCCCTTCTTCGCGGGCGGCGCCGTCACCATGCCGGAGACGGCGCTGCGTGAGTACGAGGAGGGCTCGCTCATCCTCGACATCGTCGACCCGCAGTCCAAGCAGCTCGTCTGGCGCGGCACGGCCCAGGCGGAGCTGGACGAGAACGCCAGCGCGGAGAAGCAGCAGCGGCGGCTGGACGAAGCCGTGAAGGACGTGCTGGAGCGCTTCCCACCCAAGGCGAAGTGA
- a CDS encoding glutathione peroxidase, which yields MKTLPLLTLASALAFTPALAAAPKPPPPAKSEPTSEKKPMSFHHLSANRLDGKPEKLSGYQGKVVLVVNTASECGYTPQYAGLEKLHQEYKDKGLVVVGFPSNDFGGQEPGSSEEIKKFCELRYKVTFPMFEKVKTKGDGQSPVYAFLSQHHPAPKWNFHKYVVGKDGQVKAGFPSAVTPDSAELKAAIDSALAQP from the coding sequence ATGAAAACCCTCCCCTTGTTGACCCTGGCCTCGGCGCTGGCTTTCACCCCGGCGCTCGCCGCGGCGCCGAAGCCTCCTCCCCCCGCGAAGTCCGAACCCACGAGCGAGAAGAAGCCCATGTCCTTCCATCACCTCTCCGCCAACCGGCTCGATGGCAAGCCGGAGAAGCTGTCCGGCTACCAGGGCAAGGTCGTCCTGGTGGTGAACACCGCGTCGGAATGTGGCTACACGCCGCAGTACGCGGGCTTGGAGAAGCTCCACCAGGAATACAAGGACAAGGGCCTGGTGGTGGTGGGCTTCCCGTCCAACGACTTTGGCGGCCAGGAGCCGGGCTCGTCGGAGGAGATCAAGAAGTTCTGTGAGCTCCGCTACAAGGTCACCTTCCCCATGTTCGAGAAGGTGAAGACGAAGGGGGACGGCCAGTCGCCCGTCTACGCGTTCCTGTCGCAGCACCACCCCGCGCCCAAGTGGAATTTCCACAAGTACGTGGTGGGCAAGGACGGCCAGGTGAAGGCCGGCTTCCCCAGCGCGGTGACGCCGGACAGCGCCGAGCTGAAGGCGGCCATCGACAGCGCGCTCGCGCAGCCGTAG
- a CDS encoding DUF5996 family protein, producing the protein MDTRDTVWPPLPLEAWQDTYATLHRYTQVVGKVKLALTPPQNHWWNVAFRVTARGMTTGLIPFGNGAFEVDFDFLSHELHVHANRGPSRVMALEPRPVAEFYRDFMATLRSMGIDVRIWEQPVEIPDDTTPFGEDWHHASYDGEAVEHWWRALLQATLVFEDFRARFTGKCSPVHFFWGSFDLAVTRFSGRLAPARPGADPITQEAYCEEVSSAGFWPGMQATGGAAFYSYAAPEPEGFARASVRPAQARYDANIKEYLLAYDDVRRAEDPKAYLLDFLQSTYEACADLGGWERERLERPLIVPESLRAAHAVEEGTVAEQPAP; encoded by the coding sequence ATGGACACCCGGGACACGGTGTGGCCGCCGCTGCCGCTGGAGGCGTGGCAGGACACCTACGCCACGTTGCACCGGTACACGCAGGTCGTCGGCAAGGTGAAGCTGGCGCTGACGCCGCCGCAGAACCACTGGTGGAACGTCGCGTTCCGCGTGACGGCGCGGGGCATGACGACAGGGCTCATCCCCTTCGGAAATGGCGCCTTCGAGGTGGACTTCGACTTCCTCTCGCACGAGCTGCACGTGCACGCCAACCGTGGGCCGTCCCGGGTGATGGCGCTGGAGCCTCGGCCCGTCGCGGAGTTCTACCGGGACTTCATGGCGACGCTGCGCTCCATGGGCATCGACGTGCGCATCTGGGAGCAGCCTGTCGAGATTCCCGACGACACCACGCCCTTCGGTGAGGACTGGCACCACGCCAGCTATGACGGTGAAGCCGTGGAGCACTGGTGGCGGGCGCTGCTGCAGGCCACGCTCGTCTTCGAGGACTTCCGCGCGCGCTTCACCGGCAAGTGCAGCCCGGTGCACTTCTTCTGGGGGAGCTTCGACCTGGCGGTGACGCGCTTCTCCGGCCGGCTCGCGCCAGCGCGCCCCGGCGCGGACCCCATCACCCAGGAGGCCTACTGCGAGGAGGTCAGCAGCGCGGGCTTCTGGCCCGGCATGCAGGCCACCGGCGGCGCGGCCTTCTACAGCTACGCGGCCCCGGAGCCGGAGGGCTTCGCGCGCGCCAGCGTGCGCCCGGCTCAGGCCCGGTACGACGCCAACATCAAGGAGTACCTGTTGGCGTACGACGACGTGCGGCGCGCGGAGGACCCGAAGGCGTACCTGCTCGACTTCCTCCAGAGCACCTACGAGGCCTGCGCGGACCTGGGCGGCTGGGAGCGGGAGCGCCTGGAGCGGCCGCTCATCGTCCCCGAGTCCCTGCGCGCGGCCCACGCCGTGGAGGAGGGGACGGTCGCCGAGCAGCCCGCGCCGTGA